A window from Desulfovibrio subterraneus encodes these proteins:
- a CDS encoding YeiH family protein — protein MSQESNVVVDEGKSSFSDLWTKEDYWAIWLGFFIIAVAFVLYFNFAPVGEYKEKIAKENAVMETEAARAPFKTIAWYKASDSKKKVKASDTAVGKFAKHWTNKPGSWKENPVDAFIMSKERADMMNEKAKPKYEAAKAQEAELFAVAQAAEAAAAAAMFQDITLNDDAKAKIGEWRAAHKKSSDAKKKVGNKPYNRIPTLLVLGLAMALFFSVGIKFMGKDTLGFIKGFGIVFGVAVVAYTLGGQSFSKQYGIGAEAWGVLLGMVIANTIGTPSIAKKACEVEFFIKTGLVLLGAEVLFNKIVAIGVPGIFVAWVVTPIVLITTFIFGQRVLKMPSKTLNIVISADMSVCGTSAAIATAAACRAKKEELTLSVGLSLVFTAIMMIVMPAVIKAVGMPEILGGAWMGGTIDATGAVAAAGAFLGEKALYVAATIKMIQNVLIGVTAFGVAVYWCTKVECEAGKSVGWMEIWHRFPKFVLGFLSASIMFSVIDGSLGGDMGYTMIDNGVVRGFTRLFRGWFFALSFAAIGLATNFRELAHYFKGGKPLILYVCGQSFNLALTLTMAYIMFYLVFPEITAQI, from the coding sequence ATGTCTCAGGAATCCAACGTAGTAGTCGATGAGGGCAAATCGTCCTTTTCCGACCTGTGGACCAAGGAAGATTACTGGGCCATCTGGCTTGGTTTCTTCATTATTGCTGTTGCATTCGTCCTGTATTTCAATTTTGCTCCGGTAGGGGAATACAAGGAGAAGATTGCCAAGGAAAATGCTGTGATGGAAACCGAAGCGGCCCGCGCGCCCTTCAAGACCATTGCATGGTACAAGGCTTCTGATTCCAAGAAGAAAGTGAAGGCTTCCGACACTGCCGTTGGCAAGTTCGCAAAGCATTGGACCAACAAGCCCGGTTCCTGGAAAGAAAATCCGGTTGACGCCTTCATCATGTCCAAGGAACGCGCAGACATGATGAATGAAAAGGCAAAGCCGAAGTATGAAGCCGCCAAGGCTCAGGAAGCTGAACTCTTTGCCGTTGCTCAGGCTGCGGAAGCTGCCGCTGCTGCTGCGATGTTCCAGGACATTACCCTGAACGACGACGCCAAGGCCAAGATCGGTGAATGGCGCGCTGCACACAAGAAGTCCAGCGATGCCAAGAAGAAGGTAGGCAACAAGCCCTACAACCGTATTCCCACTCTGCTGGTGCTCGGCTTAGCCATGGCCCTGTTCTTCTCCGTCGGCATCAAGTTCATGGGCAAGGACACCCTCGGCTTTATCAAGGGCTTCGGCATCGTCTTCGGTGTTGCTGTTGTGGCATACACCCTGGGCGGCCAGTCCTTCTCCAAGCAGTACGGTATCGGCGCTGAAGCATGGGGCGTTCTGCTCGGCATGGTGATCGCCAACACCATTGGCACGCCTTCCATTGCAAAGAAAGCCTGCGAAGTTGAATTCTTCATCAAGACCGGCCTTGTTCTGCTCGGTGCTGAAGTGCTCTTCAACAAGATTGTCGCCATCGGCGTTCCCGGCATCTTTGTTGCGTGGGTTGTTACCCCCATCGTTCTCATCACCACCTTCATCTTCGGTCAGCGCGTGCTGAAGATGCCTTCCAAGACACTGAACATCGTTATTTCCGCGGACATGTCCGTGTGCGGTACTTCCGCAGCTATTGCCACTGCCGCTGCCTGCCGCGCCAAGAAGGAAGAACTGACCCTGTCCGTTGGTCTCTCCCTCGTGTTCACCGCCATCATGATGATTGTCATGCCTGCCGTTATCAAGGCTGTGGGCATGCCTGAAATCCTCGGCGGCGCATGGATGGGTGGTACCATCGACGCAACCGGTGCCGTAGCAGCCGCAGGTGCATTCCTCGGTGAAAAGGCCCTGTACGTTGCCGCTACCATCAAGATGATCCAGAACGTGCTCATCGGTGTTACCGCATTCGGCGTTGCCGTATACTGGTGCACCAAGGTTGAGTGCGAAGCGGGCAAGAGCGTTGGCTGGATGGAAATCTGGCACCGTTTCCCCAAGTTCGTTCTGGGCTTCCTTTCCGCTTCCATCATGTTCTCCGTCATTGACGGCAGCCTCGGCGGCGACATGGGTTACACCATGATCGACAACGGCGTGGTACGCGGCTTTACCCGTCTGTTCCGCGGCTGGTTCTTTGCTCTGTCCTTTGCCGCAATCGGTCTGGCCACGAACTTCCGCGAACTGGCTCACTACTTCAAGGGCGGCAAGCCGCTTATCCTGTACGTGTGCGGTCAGTCTTTCAACCTGGCTCTGACCTTGACCATGGCCTACATCATGTTCTACCTGGTGTTCCCCGAGATCACCGCGCAGATCTAG